A part of Peromyscus maniculatus bairdii isolate BWxNUB_F1_BW_parent chromosome 10, HU_Pman_BW_mat_3.1, whole genome shotgun sequence genomic DNA contains:
- the Adra2c gene encoding alpha-2C adrenergic receptor, translating into MASPALAAALAVAAAEGPNGSDAGDWGSGGGANVSGTDWGPPPGQYSAGAVAGLAAVVGFLIVFTVVGNVLVVIAVLTSRALRAPQNLFLVSLASADILVATLVMPFSLANELMAYWYFGQVWCGVYLALDVLFCTSSIVHLCAISLDRYWSVTQAVEYNLKRTPRRVKATIVAVWLISAVISFPPLVSFYRRPDGAAYPQCGLNDETWYILSSCIGSFFAPCLIMGLVYARIYRVAKLRTRTLSEKRTPAGPDGASPTTENGLGKAAGENGHCAPPRPDVEPDESSAAERRRRRGALRRGGRRREGTEGDIGSADGPGPGLAAEQGARAASRSPGPGGRLSRASSRSVEFFLSRRRRARSSVCRRKVAQAREKRFTFVLAVVMGVFVLCWFPFFFSYSLYGICREACQLPEPLFKFFFWIGYCNSSLNPVIYTVFNQDFRRSFKHILFRRRRRGFRQ; encoded by the coding sequence ATGGCGTCCCCGGCGCTGGCCGCGGCgctggcggtggcggcggctgaGGGCCCCAACGGGAGCGACGCGGGTGACTGGGGTAGCGGCGGGGGTGCCAACGTCTCGGGGACTgactgggggccgccaccgggccagTACTCCGCAGGTGCCGTGGCGGGGCTGGCAGCCGTGGTGGGTTTCCTTATCGTTTTCACCGTGGTGGGCAACGTGCTCGTGGTGATCGCTGTGCTGACTAGCCGAGCGCTGCGCGCCCCGCAGAACCTCTTCCTGGTGTCTCTGGCCTCAGCTGACATCCTGGTGGCCACACTGGTCATGCCCTTTTCGCTGGCCAATGAGCTCATGGCCTACTGGTACTTCGGGcaagtgtggtgtggtgtgtaccTGGCACTGGACGTGCTCTTCTGCACCTCGTCCATCGTTCACTTATGTGCCATAAGCCTGGACCGCTACTGGTCGGTGACGCAGGCGGTAGAGTACAATCTGAAGCGCACGCCGCGCCGTGTCAAGGCCACCATCGTGGCTGTGTGGCTCATCTCGGCTGTCATCTCCTTCCCGCCTCTCGTCTCGTTCTACCGCCGGCCCGACGGCGCCGCCTACCCGCAGTGCGGCCTCAACGATGAGACTTGGTACATCTTGTCCTCCTGCATAGGCTCCTTCTTCGCGCCCTGCCTCATCATGGGCCTGGTCTATGCACGCATCTACCGCGTGGCCAAGCTGCGCACGCGTACGCTCAGCGAGAAACGTACCCCCGCCGGCCCCGACGGCGCATCCCCGACCACAGAGAATGGGCTGGGCAAGGCGGCGGGGGAGAACGGGCATTGCGCGCCCCCGCGCCCCGATGTGGAGCCAGATGAGAGCAGCGCGGCAGAGAGGCGGAGGCGCCGGGGAGCGCTGCGCAGAGGAGGACGGCGGAGAGAGGGCACCGAGGGGGACATAGGCAGTGCAGACGGACCGGGACCGGGGCTGGCGGCCGAGCAGGGCGCTCGGGCGGCTTCTCGGTCCCCGGGTCCCGGCGGGCGCTTGTCGCGGGCAAGCTCGCGCTCCGTCGAGTTCTTTCTGTCGCGCCGGCGCCGGGCGCGCAGCAGCGTGTGTCGCCGCAAGGTGGCCCAGGCGCGCGAGAAGCGCTTCACCTTCGTGTTGGCGGTGGTCATGGGCGTGTTCGTACTTTGCTGgttccctttcttcttcagctACAGCCTGTATGGCATCTGCCGCGAGGCCTGCCAGTTGCCTGAACCGCTCTTTAAGTTTTTCTTCTGGATCGGCTATTGCAACAGTTCGCTCAACCCGGTCATCTACACGGTCTTCAATCAGGACTTCAGGCGCTCTTTCAAGCACATTCTCTTTCGCAGGAGGAGAAGGGGCTTCAGGCAGTGA